One window from the genome of Cucumis melo cultivar AY chromosome 12, USDA_Cmelo_AY_1.0, whole genome shotgun sequence encodes:
- the LOC103500042 gene encoding 60S ribosomal protein L10a isoform X2 produces MSKLQSDALREAISSIFTDSNEKKRKFTETIELQIGLKNYDPQKDKRFSGSVKLPHIPRPKMKICMLGDASHIEEAEKIGLEYMDVEGLKKLNKNKKLVKKLAKKYHAFLASESIIKQIPRLLGPGLNKAGKFPTLVTHQETLESKVNETKAMVKFQLKKVLCMGVAVGNVSMDEKQVFQNVQMSVNFLVSLLKKNWQNVRCLYLKSTMGKSYRVF; encoded by the exons ATGAG TAAGCTTCAGAGTGATGCACTGAGAGAAGCTATCTCATCTATTTTCACTGATAGCaatgagaaaaagagaaagtttACTGAGACCATTGAGCTTCAGATCGGACTGAAGAACTATGATCCTCAGAAGGACAAGCGTTTCAGTGGTTCTGTGAAGTTGCCACATATTCCCCGTCCCAAGATGAAGATATGCATGCTTGGGGATGCCTCACACATTGAAGAG GCTGAGAAGATTGGTCTAGAATATATGGATGTGGAAGGCTTGAAAAAGCTAAATAAGAACAAGAAATTGGTGAAGAAACTTGCCAAAAAATACCATGCCTTTTTGGCATCAGAATCTATAATCAAGCAGATTCCTCGTCTTCTAGGCCCCGGTCTCAACAAAGCAG GAAAGTTCCCAACATTGGTGACACACCAAGAAACGCTTGAATCTAAAGTTAATGAGACCAAGGCGATGGTCAAGTTTCAACTGAAGAAGGTCCTTTGTATGGGAGTTGCTGTTGGAAACGTTTCCATGGATGAGAAGCAAGTCTTTCAAAATGTTCAAATGAGCGTCAATTTCTTGGTTTCTTTGTTGAAAAAGAACTGGCAGAAT GTTAGGTGCCTGTACCTGAAAAGCACAATGGGGAAGTCATATCGGGTTTTCTAA
- the LOC103500042 gene encoding 60S ribosomal protein L10a isoform X1: MSKLQSDALREAISSIFTDSNEKKRKFTETIELQIGLKNYDPQKDKRFSGSVKLPHIPRPKMKICMLGDASHIEEAEKIGLEYMDVEGLKKLNKNKKLVKKLAKKYHAFLASESIIKQIPRLLGPGLNKAGKFPTLVTHQETLESKVNETKAMVKFQLKKVLCMGVAVGNVSMDEKQVFQNVQMSVNFLVSLLKKNWQNVSLSVYLPTQLHLFHHFAYGDLNTVSCRLGACT; the protein is encoded by the exons ATGAG TAAGCTTCAGAGTGATGCACTGAGAGAAGCTATCTCATCTATTTTCACTGATAGCaatgagaaaaagagaaagtttACTGAGACCATTGAGCTTCAGATCGGACTGAAGAACTATGATCCTCAGAAGGACAAGCGTTTCAGTGGTTCTGTGAAGTTGCCACATATTCCCCGTCCCAAGATGAAGATATGCATGCTTGGGGATGCCTCACACATTGAAGAG GCTGAGAAGATTGGTCTAGAATATATGGATGTGGAAGGCTTGAAAAAGCTAAATAAGAACAAGAAATTGGTGAAGAAACTTGCCAAAAAATACCATGCCTTTTTGGCATCAGAATCTATAATCAAGCAGATTCCTCGTCTTCTAGGCCCCGGTCTCAACAAAGCAG GAAAGTTCCCAACATTGGTGACACACCAAGAAACGCTTGAATCTAAAGTTAATGAGACCAAGGCGATGGTCAAGTTTCAACTGAAGAAGGTCCTTTGTATGGGAGTTGCTGTTGGAAACGTTTCCATGGATGAGAAGCAAGTCTTTCAAAATGTTCAAATGAGCGTCAATTTCTTGGTTTCTTTGTTGAAAAAGAACTGGCAGAATGTAAGTTTGTCTGTGTATCTCCCAACTCAACTCCATCTGTTTCATCATTTTGCTTATGGAGATTTGAATACGGTTTCTTGCAGGTTAGGTGCCTGTACCTGA
- the LOC103500051 gene encoding uncharacterized protein LOC103500051, whose product MKAVVISEPGEAEVLQLQEVDDPIIKDDEVLIKVEATALNRADTIQRKGFYPPPKGSSPYLGLECSGIIQAVGKNVSRWKIGDQVCALLSGGGYAEKVAVPAGQVLPIPPGVSLKDAASLPEVACTVWSTVFMTSRLLRGETLLVHGGSSGIGTFAIQISKYQGAKVFVTAGSEEKLAVCKDLGADVCINYKTEDFVARVKEETDGKGVDVILDSVGAPYFQRNLESLNLDGRLFIIGTMGGAVTQLDIRSLFAKRLTVQAAGLRNRSLENKAVIVSEVEKIVWPAIAAGKVKPVIFKYLPLSQAAEAHQLMESSKHIGKILLTP is encoded by the exons ATGAAGGCTGTTGTGATTAGCGAACCTGGCGAGGCAGAAGTTCTTCAATTGCAGGAGGTTGATGACCCAATAATCAAGGACGATGAAGTTCTGATCAAGGTTGAAGCCACTGCCCTGAACCGAGCCGACACCATACAGAGGAAAGGCTTCTACCCCCCGCCCAAGGGCTCTAGTCCCTACCTCGGCCTCGAATGCTCTGGGATCATCCAAGCTGTTGGCAAAAACGTTTCCCGCTGGAAAATTGGCGATCAG GTATGTGCTCTTCTTTCTGGAGGCGGATATGCTGAGAAAGTGGCTGTCCCAGCTGGGCAAGTACTTCCCATTCCGCCTGGTGTTTCCTTGAAGGATGCTGCTAGTCTTCCGGAGGTGGCCTGCACCGTTTGGTCCACTGTGTTTATGACAAGTCGATTATTGAGAGGAGAGACATTGTTG GTTCATGGAGGTTCAAGTGGAATTGGTACTTTTGCCATTCAGATATCTAAATACCAAGGAGCAAAAGTATTCGTTACTGCAG GTAGTGAAGAGAAATTAGCTGTCTGCAAAGACCTTGGAGCAGATGTGTGCATCAATTATAAAACTGAAGATTTTGTTGCACGAGTGAAAGAAGAAACAGATGGAAAAG GTGTGGATGTTATTCTTGATAGTGTTGGAGCCCCTTACTTTCAGCGCAACCTTGAAAGTTTAAACTTAGATGGTAGGCTTTTTATTATTGGAACCATGGGGGGAGCAGTAACACAGCTAGATATTCGCAGTTTGTTTGCGAAACGCCTCACTGTGCAGG CGGCTGGCTTGCGGAACCGATCTCTTGAAAACAAAGCAGTCATTGTGAGCGAAGTTGAGAAGATAGTCTGGCCAGCCATTGCAGCAGGCAAGGTGAAGCCTGTGATCTTCAAGTATCTTCCATTGTCACAAGCAGCAGAAGCTCACCAGTTAATGGAGAGTAGCAAGCATATTGGAAAGATACTGCTGACTCCATGA
- the LOC103500060 gene encoding endonuclease 4-like isoform X1: MRNKAGLNLETSFKASDQADMGQSELCWTANVFVFLLLLPGILGWGREGHYAVCKIAEGYLTEDALSMVRELLPASAEGDLAAVCSWADELRENHDYHWSSVLHFVDTPDFFCNYNCSRDCHDSHRHKGRCVTAAIYNYTMQLESAYKEITSEVRYNLTEALMFLSHFIGDVHQPLHVGFVGDLGGNLIKVGWYQRSTNLHHVWDTMIIESALKRFYHSNLMLMIQAIQSNISDEWHNEVSAWRNCTGNHTACPNPYASESISLACKYAYKNATPGSTLEDSYFLTRLPVVEKRLAQSGIRLASTLNRIFASEVKVAEV; this comes from the exons ATGAGAAACAAAGCTGGTTTAAATTTGGAGACAAGCTTCAAAGCCAGCGATCAAGCAG ACATGGGTCAGTCTGAGCTTTGTTGGACTGCGAATGTTTTCGTTTTTCTCTTACTTTTACCTGGAATCCTCGGCTGGGGAAGGGAAGGTCACTATGCAGTTTGCAAGATAGCAGAG GGATATTTGACTGAAGATGCTCTATCCATGGTCAGAGAATTGCTTCCAGCTTCTGCTGAGGGCGATCTTGCGGCTGTATGCTCCTGGGCAGATGAACTTCGAGAAAATCATGATTATCACTGGAGTAGCGTCTTACACTTTGTTGACACGCCagatttcttttgtaattataaTTGCTCGA GAGACTGTCATGACAGTCATAGACACAAAGGTAGATGTGTGACTGCAGCAATTTACAACTATACCATGCAACTCGAATCAGCTTACAAGGAAATAACTTCAGAAGTTAGAT ATAACTTAACAGAGGCTCTTATGTTCTTGTCCCATTTCATCGGAGACGTTCATCAG CCCCTTCATGTCGGCTTTGTCGGAGATCTAGGAGGTAATTTAATAAAAGTCGGTTGGTACCAAAGAAGCACCAATCTCCATCAT GTCTGGGATACGATGATCATCGAGTCTGCCTTGAAGAGATTCTACCATTCAAATCTTATGCTCATGATTCAAGCCATTCAAAGCAACATTTCG GATGAATGGCATAATGAGGTCTCAGCTTGGAGAAATTGCACAGGGAACCACACAGCTTGTCCAAACCC GTATGCTTCTGAAAGTATTAGCTTGGCATGTAAATATGCATACAAGAACGCCACACCAGGAAGCACGCTAGAAG ACAGTTATTTTCTTACCCGGTTGCCCGTCGTAGAGAAGAGATTAGCACAAAGTGGCATTAGATTGGCTTCTACCCTCAATCGTATCTTTGCTTCTGAAGTGAAAGTGGCTGAAGTTTGA
- the LOC103500060 gene encoding endonuclease 4-like isoform X2 — protein MGQSELCWTANVFVFLLLLPGILGWGREGHYAVCKIAEGYLTEDALSMVRELLPASAEGDLAAVCSWADELRENHDYHWSSVLHFVDTPDFFCNYNCSRDCHDSHRHKGRCVTAAIYNYTMQLESAYKEITSEVRYNLTEALMFLSHFIGDVHQPLHVGFVGDLGGNLIKVGWYQRSTNLHHVWDTMIIESALKRFYHSNLMLMIQAIQSNISDEWHNEVSAWRNCTGNHTACPNPYASESISLACKYAYKNATPGSTLEDSYFLTRLPVVEKRLAQSGIRLASTLNRIFASEVKVAEV, from the exons ATGGGTCAGTCTGAGCTTTGTTGGACTGCGAATGTTTTCGTTTTTCTCTTACTTTTACCTGGAATCCTCGGCTGGGGAAGGGAAGGTCACTATGCAGTTTGCAAGATAGCAGAG GGATATTTGACTGAAGATGCTCTATCCATGGTCAGAGAATTGCTTCCAGCTTCTGCTGAGGGCGATCTTGCGGCTGTATGCTCCTGGGCAGATGAACTTCGAGAAAATCATGATTATCACTGGAGTAGCGTCTTACACTTTGTTGACACGCCagatttcttttgtaattataaTTGCTCGA GAGACTGTCATGACAGTCATAGACACAAAGGTAGATGTGTGACTGCAGCAATTTACAACTATACCATGCAACTCGAATCAGCTTACAAGGAAATAACTTCAGAAGTTAGAT ATAACTTAACAGAGGCTCTTATGTTCTTGTCCCATTTCATCGGAGACGTTCATCAG CCCCTTCATGTCGGCTTTGTCGGAGATCTAGGAGGTAATTTAATAAAAGTCGGTTGGTACCAAAGAAGCACCAATCTCCATCAT GTCTGGGATACGATGATCATCGAGTCTGCCTTGAAGAGATTCTACCATTCAAATCTTATGCTCATGATTCAAGCCATTCAAAGCAACATTTCG GATGAATGGCATAATGAGGTCTCAGCTTGGAGAAATTGCACAGGGAACCACACAGCTTGTCCAAACCC GTATGCTTCTGAAAGTATTAGCTTGGCATGTAAATATGCATACAAGAACGCCACACCAGGAAGCACGCTAGAAG ACAGTTATTTTCTTACCCGGTTGCCCGTCGTAGAGAAGAGATTAGCACAAAGTGGCATTAGATTGGCTTCTACCCTCAATCGTATCTTTGCTTCTGAAGTGAAAGTGGCTGAAGTTTGA